From [Clostridium] symbiosum, a single genomic window includes:
- a CDS encoding 4Fe-4S binding protein: MKNKHWYDYLWIWSIIYFALGFFNILFAWLGMIDFLLPMFIAIFGKNKWFCNNLCGRGQLFAMLGGKYKCSRNRPTPRFLVSPWFRYGFLAFFLTMFCNMVFQTYLVAAGASGLREAIKLFWTFRVPWGWTYTAGMVPDWVAQYSFGFYSLMLTSLLIGLIVMVLYKPRTWCTFCPMGTMTQGICKLENRKKQ, translated from the coding sequence ATGAAAAATAAACACTGGTATGACTATCTGTGGATATGGTCGATCATCTATTTTGCCCTTGGATTTTTTAACATACTTTTTGCCTGGCTGGGGATGATTGATTTCCTGCTGCCGATGTTCATTGCGATATTTGGAAAAAATAAATGGTTTTGTAACAACCTCTGCGGCCGCGGCCAGCTTTTTGCCATGCTGGGAGGAAAATATAAGTGCTCCAGAAACAGGCCGACTCCGCGCTTTCTTGTAAGTCCGTGGTTCCGCTACGGTTTTTTGGCCTTTTTCCTTACCATGTTCTGTAATATGGTATTCCAGACATACCTTGTGGCGGCCGGGGCATCAGGCCTCAGAGAGGCGATCAAGCTGTTCTGGACCTTCAGGGTACCCTGGGGCTGGACTTACACGGCCGGTATGGTACCTGACTGGGTGGCCCAGTACAGCTTTGGTTTCTACAGTCTGATGCTGACATCCCTGCTAATCGGGCTGATTGTGATGGTGCTCTATAAACCGCGTACCTGGTGTACCTTCTGTCCGATGGGAACCATGACCCAGGGGATCTGCAAGCTGGAAAACAGGAAGAAACAGTAG
- a CDS encoding 4Fe-4S binding protein, which produces MSVKSTAKRCVSVNEKSCVACGACQNLCPKGAIEVFRGCYAAADPERCVGCGICARICPAGALSIFTREVHS; this is translated from the coding sequence ATGTCTGTTAAATCAACTGCAAAACGATGCGTATCTGTGAATGAGAAGAGCTGTGTCGCCTGCGGGGCATGTCAGAATCTATGTCCAAAAGGGGCGATTGAGGTTTTCAGAGGATGTTATGCCGCCGCTGATCCGGAGCGGTGTGTCGGGTGCGGGATCTGTGCCAGGATTTGTCCGGCCGGAGCGCTTTCTATTTTTACCAGGGAGGTGCACTCATGA